A region of Oncorhynchus masou masou isolate Uvic2021 chromosome 29, UVic_Omas_1.1, whole genome shotgun sequence DNA encodes the following proteins:
- the LOC135521056 gene encoding partitioning defective 6 homolog gamma-like: protein MNRSLSKSQSSLQYRATVEVKSKYGAEFRRFSLNRSNPGEFQDFYKLILRLHRLTSSDVIIGYADIQGELLPINNDGNFCKAVSTAPTLLRIFIQRQEEVDDNTFCPNATVTRRRKVPAIPLPRGDVNRKRPTVLISRPQDFRPISSIIDTDFLPASQRRVRLYRQGSERPLGFYIRDGTTVRVTPHGLEKVPGIFISRLVPGGLAESTGLLAINDQVLEVNGIEVMGKVLDQVTDMMIANSHNLIITVKPVNQRNNIVRTGSWMSGINSGSVSSLDYQSYHSTPICQSYHSMPICVGAYSFTDDELQSDEDLDIVIERRLRNSSRRSSASTSTASRSQAWSQPQQSPRPSPRPSTRRPPRRPYSVISSTSYHSQPSLTNLNLRLNRDLTLQQHYGSSPAIREMNGGVFNHSSLLTLRTELRRSLVLQRGGVEEDGMVITL, encoded by the exons TTCTCTTAACCGTTCCAACCCCGGGGAGTTCCAAGATTTCTACAAGCTCATCCTGCGCCTGCACCGTCTAACCAGCAGTGACGTCATCATTGGCTATGCAGATATCCAGGGAGAGCTACTACCCATCAATAACGATGGCAACTTCTGCAAGGCCGTGTCCACTGCTCCTACCTTACTGCGGATCTTCATACAGAGACAAG AGGAAGTAGACGACAATACCTTCTGCCCCAATGCCACTGTGACGCGCCGGAGGAAGGTGCCAGCGATCCCCCTGCCACGCGGCGACGTGAACCGCAAAAGGCCCACGGTCCTCATCAGCAGGCCGCAGGACTTCCGTCCCATCTCGTCCATCATTGACACAGATTTCCTGCCCGCATCTCAGCGCCGGGTGCGCCTTTACCGCCAGGGCTCAGAGAGGCCCCTGGGGTTCTATATCCGGGATGGGACCACTGTGAGGGTGACTCCCCACGGCCTGGAGAAGGTACCTGGGATCTTCATCTCACGGCTGGTCCCTGGAGGCCTGGCTGAGAGCACAGGGCTGCTGGCCATTAACGACCAGGTGCTTGAGGTGAATGGGATTGAGGTGATGGGCAAGGTGTTAGACCAGGTCACAGACATGATGATCGCAAACAGTCACAATCTTATCATCACGGTGAAGCCGGTGAACCAGCGTAATAACATAGTGCGTACCGGCAGCTGGATGTCGGGGATAAACTCAGGCAGTGTCAGCTCTTTAGACTACCAGAGTTACCACAGCACGCCCATCTGTCAGAGTTACCACAGCATGCCCATCTGTGTGGGAGCCTACAGTTTCACTGATGACGAGCTGCAGAGCGACGAGGACTTGGACATTGTGATTGAGAGAAGACTCAGAAACTCATCCCGTCGCTCCAGTGCCTCCACCTCCACAGCCTCCCGTTCCCAGGCTTGGTCCCAGCCCCAGCAGAGTCCTAGGCCTTCTCCTAGGCCATCCACCCGACGCCCTCCCCGTCGACCTTACTCTGTCATCTCCTCAACCTCCTATCACTCACAGCCCAGCCTCACTAACCTGAACCTCAGACTGAACCGAGACCTGACCCTGCAGCAGCACTACGGCAGCAGCCCAGCCATCAGGGAGATGAATGGAGGTGTGTTTAACCACAGCAGCCTGCTCACCCTGAGGACAGAGCTACGACGCAGCCTGGTGCTacagaggggaggggtggaggaggacggAATGGTCATCACCTTGTGA